tccagttgtggcaagtgggggctaccctctagttgcaaCGCGAGGACCTTTCATTGCGATGGCTTCgctttgcagtgacttctctcgtGGCtcgcgggctctagagcacaggcccagtagttgCAGCCATGGGCTCAGcggccccgaggcatgtgggatcttaactcgtggaccagggattgaatccaggtcactgacccaccaggaaagtccccagatgGTGATTTTTCTAACCCTTCTCGTTTCCATTTACTAGTTGGTGGACATGTTAACTTTGAGATTACCTGTTAGACATCTAAGTGGAGATGGTGAGTAGGAAGTGTAAAGTTCAGGAAAGGTTCAGGTTGTAGATTTAGATGTAGGAGTTGTCAGTCTATAGGAGTTAAAGCCATTAGCAGTTGAGGGGCTCCAAGGGCCCACATCCCCTCTTGGTCACAGAACTTCTCCAGGCCTGGTCCCCTGACCTGTTTTGGGGACAAACTCAGGTGCTGACTGGGTCACCAGAGTCCCATGCCTCCATGGAGGCTGGGACTGGGGGCGCGTGTCTTAAGGGAAACTGGGTTCTATGAAAGGAAATGATCTTGCTCTGTTCAAAGCTGGTAAAAGCTCTTGGACTTAACCTGGCATTCAAGGCTTGTCCGGTGCACCCCTTCCCCGAGCAGCAGCACAGTCCTACCTGTCTGCCCCTGCTTGCTGTGCCCTTCACTGCCGCAGCCCGGAGAAGTCCTGCtcatccttcaaagcccagctcAAATACTACCTTCTTTGGGAAGTCCTGcccctgtgctccccaacaaagtcgttcatttaagaaatatttcctgATGCCAGGCACCAAGACCAGTGAAAAAACACTCTATTCCTGCCCTCGGGGAGCCCATCTGTCTCCCTGAGGGAGACCGATACTGTATTTATTTGTAATCTCACAGATCTAAGCACCGGTGACAGCAATAAAGGACATCACTCTTGCGCTCTGAATGTAGAGCAGGAGGTTTGCACCAGCCTGGCCTGGCTGAGGTGTTTTGGGAGGGTTTCCCTGCAGAAACGCTGGCTAGCTGGAAGGCAGAGGGCAAGGGATGTGCTCCCATGGGCGGTGCACCTAGAAAGATGGGCAGAGGCCTCCAAGGCCAAGGTGAGGAGGCTGGATTTTCTCCCACTGGTACCAGGAAGTGTGCAAAGGGTCCTGATCAGAGGGGGACTTTTGAGGGAATGGAGGGGGTGCTTCTAAGGAGTCCCTTGGCTGCCATATGGAAAGGGCAGTGAGGACTGCGTTGATTTTTCAGATCAGCCAGATTCAGGTGGGTAGCAGACgccctacttcattttatttttaaaaaatatttatctggctACGTCAGGTCTCAGTTATGGCACGCAGGATCCTCGTTGTACAGGcttcagtggcatgtgggatcttagttccctgaccagggatcacacccatgtcccctgcattgcgtggcagattcttaaccactggagcaccaggaaagtcccccaacTTCACTTTACATTTCTCTTATCAGCCCCGCTCCAGGGCTGGTGGTGATGGGAGCTTCTCATCTCTGTTCATCTGGGGTCCTCGTGGTCTCTGGCTCAGAGGGCTTGGCCCTTTCTGTTCCCTCAAGGGTTGTGCTCTGGAAACGCAGACGCCAAGGATTCTCAGGTCCCCTGGGAAGCTGCCTGTCCATGAAGAGAAAAAAGCCTCCCTGATAGAACAGAGTGCAGGAAGGGGACATCATCTAAGCCATGCTCAATCTGAGTCTCATCATGAGGAAACGGAAATCCAAATTATGTAACACTCTGCAAGACGCCtgggtattttaaaaatgtcagggtcatgaaaaaaaaagtggggaaactGTTTTTGATTCAGTGGGAGTAAAGAGACACGATGACGTGAGAGCAGTGAACAGTCCTGCTTTGGATCCTGGCTGGATATGAAGGAAGAGCCGTGGAGGCTGTTGCGGGCCGTCTGGAGACCCCCACTTTAGCTGGTGTTAAGGCCTCAGTGCTGTCCTGGGTAAGGGAGGTGCCTGAGGGCCACTCGGTGGTTAAATTAAGCGGGTAACAGtggtactgggcttcccaggtggcgctagtggcaaagaatccgctgcaatgcaggagatgcaggagacgtgggtttgatccctggacctggaagatccctggagcaggcaatggcaacccactccagtattcttgcctagagaatcaccatggacagaggagtctggcaggctgcagtccatggggtctcgaggaatcggacacgactgaagtgactgagcatacagcacACGGCACGTGCTCACGTGGGAAGGAGTGTCCGTGTTCTTAGGCGTCACCTGGTGTGTTTGGAGTGAGCCAGCATGGTGTGTGCAGCTTCTGTTTAAATGCTTGAGGTGAGGGAGATGTTTATGTCCCAGAAAGGAACAATGCAAATACGGCAAAATCTTGCCAGTTGGTGATTCTGAGTAAAGACATGAAATGCTCCTTTCAGTCTGGGGAGGCGGGCCTCTCCTGTGCTGCACCAggagggctgggagcaggggcCCAGATTCAGCACATCAGGTGTGTCCCTCCTCCCCGCCCAGCTCATGCTCTGACACGGGGTGTGCAGGGCTCTCCCTGGTCTGACCCACAAGGCCTCACCCCTGCTGCAGCAGACACACTCAGGCTCTGAAGAGGTGAGGGTCCTCCCGGTGCCCCGAGGCTGGGCTGGCATAAAGCTTGGCTGCTGATTGGTCAGAGCCAGTGGGAGCAGCTCCTATATTCCTCCAGGCTTCTGGTTCTGAGCATCCAGCTCAGTGCCCAGGCCACCTGAAACTTGTTCACTTACCCTCAAGTCACTCTTGGCTATGTCTCAGGGTGGGGCTAGGTCCAGGCAGCCCCAGGAGTTAATCTGAGCCAGCCGTGGTCACTGGATGCTCAGCCGCCACTACCAGGATCTAGACATGAGGGCACCCTGCTCCTCGGGAAGGGGGTCCGGCCCAGTGCCTTCAGATAAGCTCACAGACGGCCCcgctggggagggcagggcagcccgAACAAAGTTCCTGGGAAGCTAGTTCCTTTGGGTCTGAGGTCAACCAGCACCTCAGCTGGGTTGGGCCAAGGGAGGAGACCAGGTATCTGTAGCTTAGTTGGGCCCAAgaaccttcttttttaaaaatgtttattgggaagtagaattgatttacagtgttgtatttacaatggtgtgttaatcCAGGAACCTTCTATAACACATATTCTTACCTCCAGACATCATTACTTcctgttccttctgcctagaaTGCACTTTCCCGTGGTCTCCCCATTGCCACACCCGCCCCTGAAGCCGGTGAGCACCCCTGTCCCTTGCCCTGACCAGAGGCTGCTGCCCAGGCCAGCCTGAGCAGTGCCTTCAGGGTTCCCATGGCCTCACTGCGCTGCAGCGCCTTCTCTACTGTCTGCCACGGGCTGGCGCTCACTTGGGACACGCTCTGTGTCTCCCCCACCGGAGTGTGAGTTCTGCGAGTGACCTGCCAGGCCATGGGCCTGGCAGGGTGGGTGCTCAGGAAGCACATCCAGGGCGTGTAACTGTCTGGGTGGAGACGGCTGTTGGGGGTACCGAGTGCCCCATCCTGGGTGAAGTGCATGCAGGGTCGGGGTCTGGCGTGGGCACCACCTGTCAGCAAGGGTGGCCCATCCTGGCTCTGGTATAGCAACTTTTTAAACAACATTTTTTAGCTGTgtcacgtggcatgtgggactttagttccccaactggggatcaaAGCCACAACCCCTCATTGGAAACGTgtagtgttaaccactggactacaagggaagtcccaccatATAGCAACTTCCTAAGCCTTTATTTCTTCAAGGAAGCTGGTCAGGCAGATGTTACACACTCAGCTTCCAGATAAGGGAATCCAGAGCTTAGTGTTCTTGCCCAGCGTCACAGAGCTGGTGTTTTAGCTGGAATTGCAGTTTGCCCTCGACCACCTGTCTCCAAAGAGACCCCTGCCACCTGGGAGGGGTCTGGCTGCCTCCTGGGGTGTCCACTCCACCCACCTCATGCCAGCCTGGCCCACCCCACCGCAATAACACCATGAGCCCTTGGTACACATTACCTCATTTATTCTCACAACATGCCTGTGAGGTAGGGAGGGGCGGggactgtccccattttacagaggaggaagttgaggcacacagaggtcaagtgacttgcccaaggtcacagacgGCGGCCAAGCTGGAATGGGCCCTAGAGCAGGCCCGCAGttcacccaggccccctgcggTGGGTGCTGGACAGAGGACAGCCCCAATACCATAGCCGTGGCCACTGGAGCGCGCAGCCTCGTGCACAGAGCTCGCTGCGGGCCGGCCTCAccttctccctgccccctgcccaccctcccctcaCCCTGCAGGCCTGGACCATTGCAGCGCAGGGCTCATGACACCctgggagtggggctgggagtggcgctggggagagagaaggatgaTTGgggtgaaaaaatagaaaaactcagAGGCTGGGCAGATGGGCCCATGGTGGGGGGCAGGcgagagtcaaaaaaaaaaggggggggggagggcTGCTTACACACAAGGTATATATTTTTACACACACTTGTACACACACCTAGATATAGTACATGTAAAAATATATGCTATTCACACACCCGCCTCCTGCCAGGTGCCCCGAGAGCCCGCGGCGGCGCTGGTGGGCACGGGTGAGCAGAGGGGCGACTGGTAAATATACACTCTAAGGCCTATGTGCATATGTACACGTACGTACAGACACGGCCGCCCGCCCCTCGGGCGCTGTACATGGGCTCGGCCAGGGCACACCACCCCTGGAGCACAGGGGCCCTCTCCTGAGTGGCCCCAGCAAGTCACTCTGAGTCATACATTTTtgctgaaggaaggaaggggctggagagagaaaaaggcgGGAGTCTGGAGTGTGGTAGCTGTGGTTTTTATCTCACCccgccctcccccccccccccacctccaagACCTCAGCCCTCCTCCCGGTCTCGGAAAGGTGAGACCGGAGGCTGCAGCGCGTGGGAGGGCCGCTTCTGCTGGGAGGAACCTGCAATCGTGTGCACGCgcgtgtgtgactgtgtgtgagcacttggtgggggaggggacgcGTGTCCATCTCTCTGTCCTCTGGGCTCAACCACACAAAGGGCTGAGAACCAGAAAGCCGAGCGTCGGGATGGTGACCCCTGTGTGAGCTCTGAAGGGCAAAGAGAAACGTAAGGATGAGAACTCCACGGTCAGAGCTGGGTAGCCGGGAGAAGGAAGGGCATGGCAGGCGcccaaggctggccctgggctgtggTCATCTTGTAAACAGGCTAGTTTAAGCTCTCATTAGACAGAACGAGTAAAAAGACCGTGGTCTGGAGGCTGGGCCGGGGAGTTGCCGAAGTCCATCTATCTAGTCCGCCGTGGCCagcaagaggagaaaaaaaagtttcctagtttcatgtttttgttgatttttgtgtgtgtgtgaagtctcCATAACCTAAAGCTTGGAGGGACCCAAAGAAGCCAAATCGTGAGCCCTTGGATGCGTCAATTTGAAAGTTGGCTCAGGGTCTCTAGACAGAATGACCATACTAAAGGTTGAGAAAATTTTGTTCCATTTGCATTTAGTTTGTGGTTTTTGTTTAATGATTTAAAACTGCTTGCTTCCTGGTCTCAGAGCCGGGTCTGGGCCTCAGGGACATAAATCTCGATGCTGTCCGCGCTCTCTGTGGCTGAGTTCTGCCGCACGGAAGCCGCCCGCTTGGCCGCCAGGAGTCTCTTGCGGGCCTCCTGCCGCTGCCTGTCCCCAGCATCAGAGGCCTTGTCGCGGCTCACTGCCGGCTTCGATTTGGCTGGCTTCTTTGGGACCGGAGGGGgtgctttcttctcttcctttagtGAGACagtgaggagggaagaaaaataaaataaaggcgcCACCGTGTATGTGGCGGCACTACCACCCACCATATGCTGGCAGCTGGAGTCTCCACCCCAGCTCCCCTGCATCGGGCACAAGCAACACACATTTGGAACCAGGAAGCCACAAGAAGCGATGATGGTGGGAAGAGCACGAGGCAGAGGAGCAAACAGCAAGCTCACAATCCTAGAGTTCTAGGAGGAGGGGACAGACAGACCACCTCTTCCCACCCCTGCTTGGAACCACTGAGAGCCCAAAACTCACGCAGGAATCACACAGCGAGAGATGGGATTTAAATTCAGGGCCTCCGACTCCCAGATCACATTGCACGTGCTATTCTAGGGGATCAGAACTCACAAGGGCCACAGTCCAGTACCCAATAACCGAAGGGGTCACTGGGCACCACTGTTTCACAGATGGAAGCCCGGGCCTCAGGGACGAGGCCGGCCTGGGAGGCAGAATCCGGTCCAGACCCCTGGACTCCTGGCAGCGTGGTCCTAGGAGGAGGACCATTTTTCTGCCTCTGACGTTCCAACAGCTGTGACTACACTAGCGCTCCAGGCTGAGGGCATGTGTCTCCCGGAGTCCCATTTTCCGAACATGCAGGGCAGGAAGGCATGCTTCAGGGGCAGCCTCAACTACACAGAACCAGCGGCATGCTGGACGAGCGCTGAGCATGGACCCCACACACTGATGGACGTGAGCCCCCAGCTCAGAGACGACACACGGAGAAGGGAGCCAAGCAGCACTGACCGATGTGGGCAGCGTTATTGCCGACCAGGAATTTGTCCCTGGACTTCCCCTCCGCACTGCTCCATGCTCACCTTCCTCTTCTCGGGGGTCTCCACCAGCTGCCAGCTGTTGGCCTTGAGGTGGTAGAGTTCATCAAACTTCATGCTGATGTCCTCGATGGACAGCTGGAGCAGGTCCCAGAACCCTGCCAGGTCCTGGGCTGTTGGACGTGGGTTGGCATCAGGGTTCTGTGGGACAGAGGTGGGTCAGTGGGGCCAGCAGGGCAGGGGGGTTTGTCTTGCACCCCATCCCAAGTATGGTCTCCTGACCCTGCGTGGGTTCTCATGCACATGGTAACGAAGCCTTCGCCACCTCTGCCGGGCTCTGGTGAGGAAGGCCCTCGGGGCCTACTGTGTGGCTGGCGGGCGACTCGTCTCGTCTCATAGGGAGGAGGCAGCATCACTCCCAGGTTGGTGTGATTACAGACCCATGGGGGTGCCCTCCCATCATTCTGTTCTCAGCTAACACACTCCTCATGACTTCCTCAGTGAACCCCCAAACCCCTACTGGTCCTAGAGACAAACACTGGCCGTTGTGCCCCAGCCCTGGCCGGATGGAAAGAGGCTCCCCACAGGAAGAGCTGCCGCCGGACAGGTGAGGGTGACGGAGAAGGGAGACCCACCAAGCCTAATGGTGGTTATTTCTTTAGTTCTTACCTTGACTGTCTGTTTTTACACAGAGCTCACGTTTCTATTTCAGAAGGTGTTAAAGACCTGAAAGGAGCACCCCGGCCCTTTTCTGGTGGGGGCACCGACACGTGCAGTGTCATCCTTCCGATGGCTGAGGGGGCAGGGCCTTCGCCATGTCAGGGAGGAGGCCACAGCGGCTCGGAGGCTAATCCAGCCCCCACTGTGGAGGAAGAAGAGTCACACTTACCAAGTTTTGCTCACAGAGGCCCCGGAACTGCTGGAATTTCTGCGACATCAGTAGCTGGGCACTGCCCACAGCACTGAGGACTTTCCCTAAGACtgagagagaagggggagaaagGCTGAGCAGAGCACAAGGTCTGgtttcacctccctccccatcacctcAGGATACCAGTCATCATGTGGTGATGGCAGCcagtcttcattttatttacacAGTAATTAACCCACTAGTTGCTAAGGATATTTCACAGCAATAAATCGGAAAACTgagtttaaatggaaaaaaacttTTCAGGGAAACAAATTACTACTATAGGCTCAacaggaaatagaaaatctgattagaccaataattgtttaaaataactGAAGCAGGAGTTAAAAATCTTCTCTAGAAAAAGGAACCAGGCCTATATAGTTTTATAGGTGAGGTTTTACAAAACCTTCAAGGAAAAGATAACCCCtgttatatatattcaaattcttCCTGAGagtaaacacacacagaaaatgacACAGCTAATTTCAGGAGCCCTGAGAAAAGATAGGACACGACAAGAATGGGCCACTTGCATTAGGAACACACAAGCCTTAAGAGCAAAGAGCAGCGTTAACCATGAAGTGTTCAGCCCAGGAATACCAGACTGAAGTCTTTTAGTgcgatttctgtttttaaagtggcaggggagactttcctggtgtacagtggttaagactccacacttccaatgcagggggtgcgcatttgatccttggtcagggaactaagatcccacgagccacACGCCACAACGAAAGAGAAGCCTACAGGCTGCAACAAAGAGCCTGTGTACTGCAGTAAAAGCTCCCCCAGGCCACAACTGGGGCCTGACGcagtcaaatatttttttttctaaagtaaaaaaattaattatgttgtatgtcatcaaaataataaagtatgtcatcaaaataataaagtaacagGAAGACAATACTATCTCCTAACCCCCTTAGAAATCACTGAAAAGCAAAACAGTACATAAATCAAAACGCACACTGTCTCCTGGTGGAGCTCCAGAGCACGGTATATGAGGAAGTGTCAATGTGCAGCGACAGCCACACAGGGGGGGTTCTTGCAGTTGAAGGGCTCAGATAAAGGTGACAGTTTTGAGTTCTTAAAAGTAGCATAACTTGAGAGGAGAACCAATAATCTCTTGTTTGAAATAAAAAGGGGTGTGGACTGCAACAGGAGCTTCCCTGAACCTGATTCAGCAccgagggtggggggcagggggcgacAACACTGCCTGGTAACTGCCCTCTGGTGTCCTGGAGAGAAGACCAGGCTGAAGGACGCACTGCACCCGTCGCCATGCTGAGGAGCTCCTGCCAGCCTGGgacaccctcctgcctcctcccccatAATAGTCTACTTAAAACAGCTTATCTAGGAGGAATTTCACCTCATTTAGAAATTAGTTTACAAAGGAGCCCATGCAGGAGCTCAACATAGTATAGGAGCAGCAAATGGCAGATAAGTGTTTACCAGGAAGTTGTTGCCAGAGAACAGATGAGAAGTGTGACATGTAGCCACAGATATTTAAACGGTAGTTCAAAGCAGAGATTGAGGTGCTCTGAAAAGAGATTTAAGAGCATGGAAGGAGGTAAGACATGAGCTCTGGAACTACTGCAAGAGAAAAATCAGGCATCACAGAAACCAGGGTCATGATGGTCACAGCACAAAGAATAAACCGTAATGAAAACCAGCAAGGATGAGTGGACAGGAGTGGAAAAGCTCCCGGTGTAAAACCCTTACACTGCTAGATGGACATCTTAAAGCTGCCAGGAATAACTGCAGGTAGTGGgtgtatgttggagaaggcaatggcaccccactccggtactcttgcctggaaaatgccatggacggaggagcctggttggctgcagtccatggggtcgctaagagtcagacacgactgagcgtcttcactttcactttcatgcattggagaaggcaatggcaacccactccagtgttcttgcctggagaatcccagggatgagggagcctggtgggctgctgtccatggggtcacacagagtcagacatgactgaagcgacttagcagcagcagcagcagtgggtgtaTGTACCTGGCTTGGTCTAAAGTAGAATGGGAATAAAAGAAGTCCCTTTTGAAGAATTCCTCATCATAAGACTGCACTtaggtaccttatttttttaagaaatagaagaagcaactagaggacttctctggtagttccagtggccaagactctgtgctcccaatgcaggggcttggacttgatacctggtcagggagctggatcccacatgtggcaacccAGACCTGgtgcagcaaaataaaataaatacttaaaaaaaaaaaaaaagaagcagcaagtAGGTATATTATAATGAAGAGACTATTTAAAAGAAAGTGACTGagagagtgccaaagaattgatgcttttgaactgtggtgttgagaagactcttgagagagtcccttggactgcaaggagatccaaccagtcaatcctaaaggaagtcagtcctgaatattcattggaaggactgaagctgaagctccaatactctggc
The Bos indicus x Bos taurus breed Angus x Brahman F1 hybrid chromosome 13, Bos_hybrid_MaternalHap_v2.0, whole genome shotgun sequence genome window above contains:
- the DLGAP4 gene encoding disks large-associated protein 4 isoform X9, which translates into the protein MSSRRDTDSDTQDANDSSCKSSEKSLPDCTPHPNSISIDAGPRQAPKIAQIKRNLSYGDNSDPALEASSLPPPDPWLETSSSSPAEPAQPGACRRDGYWFLKLLQAETERLEGWCCQMDKETKENNLSEEVLGKVLSAVGSAQLLMSQKFQQFRGLCEQNLNPDANPRPTAQDLAGFWDLLQLSIEDISMKFDELYHLKANSWQLVETPEKRKEEKKAPPPVPKKPAKSKPAVSRDKASDAGDRQRQEARKRLLAAKRAASVRQNSATESADSIEIYVPEAQTRL